The genomic stretch tgaataaatatctGAGTGCAGATGAATACATTTGAATGGAAACTCTGAAGAGaattggaaagaaaagaagtaCAAGTGAGCAGAAAGAAATGGAGGTGACAGAAACACAATAGATGAAGAGTGGAGATCAGTATTCGGTCAATGTTTtccacataaacaaacaaaaatgtaaacagccAATCAATGGACCACAACAAATTCTGCAGATCTTTATAAATGTTACTTGTCAAACATTATGCAAGTCGTATGGAAATGTGGGGCCTGTTCTGTGATTGTTAGAAGTGTTTTGGATTTGCCTGCTTATATGTATGTCCATTTGATGTTTTacagaaagaaatgttgcaAGGGCTTCAAGTTTGTGTTGGGCCAGTGCATTCCTGAAGGTAAGGGAAactttttgtcttgtgtttttgtgattattttgggAATTTTCTCCTATCATGTTCCATAAGGTATTTAGTCttgtaaatgtttgatgttCACTTgactttcttgtgtttttagcCTCACTGAGTGACAAAAACTGAGAGATCcccctttttttgtgttcacaCAAGTGAGTGTGATGAAATGCCTTGTTTATTTCTGTAGACTATGATGTGTGTGCTGGCGCCACCTGTGAGCAACAATGTACGGACCATTTTGGTCGAGTGGTGTGTACCTGTTACCCTGGATACCGCTACGACCGCGAGCGTCACAGAAGCCGAGAGAAGCCATACTGTCTGGGTGAGACCTTGTTCAGAACCTCCTAAATATAATTCCTCTTTAAAAACAAGGATGTGCCTTACATTCTCATATTTGTATCGGAAATGAAAGTGTGTAGCTTGGCATGTCAGTTAGTACAAACTAGGACTCTTCTAACTATCTAATAGCAATCTTTAAGTACAAGAAGTCAAACTATTTCACACACTCTCTGGATTGTTTTGTTCTGGTCATTGGCAATTTCAACTAAGCTTGGCAAAAACCTTTAGAAGTTTTGCTCCACTGAAATAAACTACTGCAGAATAAAACATTgcataacatgtttttgttttgctggttttcaaatgaattaaGTGTTCCATCGACAATGGGAACACACTGCAATTTGtgaaagattattattatcttcCATAATCGTTTCCCCTAGCAACTCTCATTGGACCAAATTGTGCACATAAAGGTTACATAGATTCATTGTTTGTTAGGAATGGATTAATTTTTATGTATCATATTACACATTGTAAATTACAGTcgtatgtaaaatataatatgactGTATCAAATCCTTTTGCTGAATACTGCAGTTGATGTTTATACAGTTTTCAAATTATTGATTTGTGCCAAGATGGTGGTAAcggcttttctgtttttttaccttgttaTTAGATACGTGTTTGTTGATTGACACGGCCTTTCTTTAATttgttctttgtctctcttcttcattttctctgtcGGTCACTAACACATATAGACATCAACGAAtgtacagacaaaaacatgactACATGCTCTCAGATCTGCGTCAACTCTGTTGGGGGCTacaggtgtgagtgtgagaaagGCTATTTCCTGGAAGAAGATGGAAAAACATGCACCAAGGGGGAGAGAGGtgagaaaattatttttactcagacattttctctttattcAAGGTcacatgtgactgtgatgtggagCTGACCACACATTGTTATTCTGTGGGAGAAAAGAAGATTGGGGGTTCTTCGGGGTactgcaaacacagacaccTGGTAATCATTACACATCCCAGCTCCATGTGCATGTCAGAACATTTCTGTCTCCTAAACATAGAGCTGCCCCCGTGACTCCTGGTCTTTTCAGATTTGCAGGATGCATgtaagaaaaacatcacaaacgGTGCGGGCgataataaagtatttatttgccCCAGATTGAGTTGCAAATGAAGCGTTCAGGAGCTGCAGATTTGCTACTTCCTCCCATGAGTTTATCTTCCATTACCAACTATAACATTTCAGGAGAAGCTGGAGAGTGAGAAACAATGGTTCATATAGTCATGCTCCTGCTTTATGCCCTGCTGCTTGGTAACATAGTGGGGAAAATAGTGTCGAGACACTTTCACTCTTCCATAAAATATATGCATCGTAGAGAAGGGGCCATTTTCCTACAGGCCAGAGACACAACCAGTAGACCGAGCTCTGTGCgtttcatgcttttatttcttttttcaggaTTAATAGAAGTTTGTTGGTAACGTTTTTATGTGGTTTCTGAATAAAGAGTTGTTGATTGGAGAAAGACATGTTCTTAGTACACCatctttttgtcaaaatgttcaaacatgcaaatatgttattatattgcATTGTTTTACCCCCAGCAGAGCCAATAGTCCGACATTAATTTAGCACAAGTCTGCCAGGAGGCTCTGACAGATTAACTAGACCACGTTCCTGTCTAAATCAAGGATTTTAAGTGAACCGCAACACTCGGGTTTAAAAATGACAGTGTTACAGAGTCATCCTTCACTGTATGAGACAGTCATTCCATAGTTAGCTCACACAGTTTGCAACAACCCATCAAACTGTCACCAGACATGTCACTGTGTGACTCATCAACCTTACTGTTACTCTATTTTTGGTTCTTggaaattattcattttcttctaATTGGATGCCTTAACACTATTttaagtaaacatttttaagacatacttGCTTAATCATACTAAATTCTACCACATAATTAGTAAACAaggtgatgtgtttttattcctttttctgCTGATTTTCTGAAACACTTTTTCTGGTaacttttgtgacttttttttccccatatcCCAGCGCTGCATCTCTTTGAGAAGTCTGACAACGTGATGAATATTGGAACTTGCTCAGCCACATGTGACGATTTCCAACAGATCAGGATGTCTGTCTTGCAGCTTAAACAGAAGGTAAGATTCagacaagaaaatgaaaaaaatgcatcttaCAAGTATGAAATTGAATCCATGCAATTTACCCGTAATGCTTCACCACTTTTATCTAAAATCATACTTCTGCAtcctgtgccttttttttattttttttattctctggtTGGCTGCAAAAAGGCCCCAGTgagcattaaacacacattcttTATTTAGCTGAATGTAAATATCTGCAGAAGTGCTCCGTTTCTTTATCACCACCTGAAGatcttgctttttttctaaAGCTTCCATGTCTGACATTATTTCAGAAACAACATCAGGCAGATTTTTACAGCACTTTATAGCACTTTATTTTCTAATAGAAAAATGTCTTAACAAACTTCCTTCACTGTAGCTGATTTATTCCATAAGTGGGAATTGGTGGTCAATTTGTGTGAAACTCAACAGTGAGGTTACATTTCCCTGTTTGTAATCACAGGCGTCTGAACCTATCTGAGCACGAGTCTGTCAACAGTGGCATTCAACACCTTCGGCTGTAACGCGCTGTATATGGCTTCCAGCTGTGGGGTCTGTGTGCTCATGCAGCTATACAGTatatgcctcttttttttcttaatgttaaCAAATTTGGACATCTTAACAGAAATGCTGTATATTATTTCAGCATACGAgaacatatattattatttactcGTATCATGGGACGGTTGGAGAATGAACATAGGATCACACCCAAGGTCACAgcataatgtatatataataataatctctgATCAGCAGGTGAACCATGACTTgctcagtgtatgtgtgtgtgtgggtgtgtgtgtgtggacatatGCTTGTATGTCTGTGCACGTAAATTCTGACCTGTTGGCCCTTACCCCATAGCGAGGTCTTTCGCATGTGTCCCCCTGGGACTGCCAGATCCATATGATGTTATACGGAGATCAAAGATAACTTTTCCTGAGGATGCCGCTCAGCATGCAGAGCAGGAACTCTCCTGGTTTTGCTGAATAATGCAGAGGGGTTGCCTGGCCCGCCGTCTGTCTGGGTTACAGCTTGTAGCAGATGGAAGATCAGCTTTCATCTTTGGCTGggtgtgttgttttaatgtaattttactTGAAGTTGGCCCTTCGAGGGTGTAATTTTCCTGTCCTGTTTGACACTGCAGGACTTTATGAATCAATATATGTAGAAGTGACAATCAAATGATTGTTACAGATTTGGATGTTGAATCACTTACAaactgagggggaaaaaagctttcatactatgaaaaaatatgtattttagttGGCTATGTTCTTGTTAATGATGTAGTACTCATTCAGTTATTTGTAGATGACTTGTCATTGATCTGCTCATAAAGCCATTCTTTTCTGCATCCTTATTCAAGATGGCCATGCTGTCAAACAGTGCTGACGTCCCTGAGCAGATGACCAGTGAGAAAACCCTGACGTCGCCCATATTTTTACCAGGGCCTCCAGGTCTCCCCGGTCCTCCAGGTAAAAACATAAAGCTAGAGATAATAAAACTACAAGATTCTGCAGAAGGAAACTGGCCTGACTCCACCAAGGATAGTTTAGTCTGCAGCAAGACTACGAGTCTACAGCCTTGACAGCGGCTCTGGGAGGCTGTACTTGGGCACAGCTGGGCCGTAAGATAAATTCTAAGgaaagcatgctaacatgctgacagTGAcgatctttttttatgtttgccaTCTTAGTTGCATGTGAGCATTCTaatatttgcaaataaaatacGGACTACAACTGagactgatgggaatgtcattataTTGTCATGTATTGCATGGATTTGGTTATAAACTAAAGTACCGGACAAGTTTAATGATTGACCTGGTGACGACCCTCAAAGAACCAATTTCTAAAATGTATCACAATAATCTGTTGATTAATTGTATCACAGTAATCTATTGATTAATTGGGGATTTGACTCAGAACCAGaaatgtcaacctcattgtGGTCCTAGAGGAAAAATCCTaaaatcaccaaagtcattacgATTCATAATCTGGGAACCGTGAATGTCTGTTCCAAAGTTTGTGCCTGCAGACTGTATCCAGTCAATGTTTATTGTAGATATTTAGTAGATGTTTtaccaaataaatgaaaactaaCTTGGATgctggtggcactagaggaatAGTTAGGGGGGATTAAAATGTCATGGCAGGACTGACCAACTGACCAACATTTATAGAGCACTGGCCTGGCTTAAAAGCATTTTATCCATTTTGCAAAAATCATCATCTACTCTATGTCTTACCATTTTTGTGATCAGTTGTCTTTAGATGACTAATATCAGTCTGGATTGTTTTAGGAGATCCAGGACCAGAGGGCCCTCCAGGACTTACAGGGCAGTTGGGCCCCCCTGGGTCTCCTGGTCCCAGGGGCTTGATGGGACCCATTGGACCCACACCAGACCTGTCTCACATCAAACGGGGCCCCAGAGGACCTGTGGTCAGTTACTGTCtacctttttttctcaattattataaataattgtgttttaaccAACTCTGCCACACAGTGGCTAATCCCATAAACAATAGATGTATTTACTCAGCATGTTATGTACAATATAAAATGTCTTAATCCTCAGTAATTCATGGATACCAGTCTCTTATATTGTCTTTTAGTCTGTTGGTTCAGTTCCTCACTTCACAATGACTATGCCGTTAAACTTTGAAAAgctctttttaatttaattgattgattCAGAGTTACATTTTTTCACCAAATTTATCCAGGTAGTTTTGTACACTACATTTTTGAACGTGAGTCTAGCCCCGGAGAGCTGGGATTgaattgtcttttaaaaaggGGAGCATTAGTAGAGTGCAACCAAGTATCTATCGCTTTTCAACTGAcactttttcacaaaaaaacatcccattAATCCCGCTcttaaggaaacaaaaacttCCACAAGGTGAAAAAGGATGAAACACTTAATGGCAGTAATAACAGAGAAGTCTGAATCCATTTACAGCTTTAGTTGTTTTCTTTGGCTTGCTGTGTCTTTGTGCAGCGCTCGGTCTCGCCTGCAAGTGTGAACCCTCGGTGTTAAAGTGTGGGATCTAATTCAAGAATGTGCAGGAAGTGGCCATAGTGACATATTTCTAGTTTTTAAAGCTTGGATATTTATGCAATCTCATTATTGATAATCAGACCATCAACACCTCCAATTAGTTATATCAAAAACTGGATGATGCCAAAACCCAAAAGTCTGGATCATTGTTTTTATAGTAGAAAAAGATCTAGTGCGTTGTGTGTGCGTCTGACATTTCaatctgtgttttaattcaTAACTCTTTACATTCATGACCTGTTAGAACATTTAATCAGTGCACATGCTGGTGAGGTCTGAATTAAAGAGAGTTGTTCTTCTCTCCGCACAAAATCCTAGATTAGACTCTGAGCACAGTTATTGGGTTTGGCCAACAGGGTCACATATGTTTTGTCTGTATGTTAGCATTTCGGAGATGATGAAGGGGCCTCACAGGCTTGGTTCTGATCTGAATATTGGC from Anoplopoma fimbria isolate UVic2021 breed Golden Eagle Sablefish chromosome 14, Afim_UVic_2022, whole genome shotgun sequence encodes the following:
- the ccbe1 gene encoding collagen and calcium-binding EGF domain-containing protein 1, with translation MILKHNRSPLLLAVTCMYFSGGLLWSYQEEDASHGEQCSENNISTTKYPCVKSTGEVTTCYRKKCCKGFKFVLGQCIPEDYDVCAGATCEQQCTDHFGRVVCTCYPGYRYDRERHRSREKPYCLDINECTDKNMTTCSQICVNSVGGYRCECEKGYFLEEDGKTCTKGERALHLFEKSDNVMNIGTCSATCDDFQQIRMSVLQLKQKMAMLSNSADVPEQMTSEKTLTSPIFLPGPPGLPGPPGDPGPEGPPGLTGQLGPPGSPGPRGLMGPIGPTPDLSHIKRGPRGPVGPPGAPGKDGLKGDRGAPGPVGPPGPPGSFDFLLLLMADIRNDIADLQSKVYGRTMHSPGDFPSVPDSWRDNQDNLETGSGEDHKDPPPQTGGGSKKNRKRKPARERTDFDWNI